In Saprospiraceae bacterium, a genomic segment contains:
- the rnc gene encoding ribonuclease III: MQYLIGFTPSNLYIFKLSFYHKSTLNNITSEAPGLYQSNERLEYLGDALLSFVVGEYLFKKYPGANEGFLTKMRSKIVKRKMLNYIAEQMGLDHLMVEFNQTAISQSMLGNALEALIGAIYIEQGFEFTKQFILNKILKKFINIDHLEVFDDNYKSQLLEWCQKNSKEIDFKVINKFKSDKRDRFKIGVIIDGVEVSSAEDFNKKSAEQFASQMALKHLGIFEDN; this comes from the coding sequence TTGCAATATTTGATTGGGTTTACACCCTCCAATCTGTATATTTTCAAACTATCTTTTTATCATAAATCAACACTCAATAATATCACTTCAGAAGCCCCGGGATTATATCAATCCAATGAGAGACTTGAATACCTTGGTGATGCATTGCTGAGTTTTGTGGTTGGCGAATACCTATTTAAAAAATACCCCGGCGCTAATGAAGGATTTTTAACCAAAATGCGGTCTAAAATTGTCAAGCGCAAAATGCTAAACTATATAGCGGAGCAAATGGGTTTGGATCATCTTATGGTGGAGTTTAACCAAACAGCCATTTCGCAATCTATGTTAGGAAACGCGCTCGAAGCCCTTATCGGAGCAATATATATAGAGCAGGGTTTTGAATTTACCAAACAGTTTATTTTAAATAAGATTCTTAAAAAGTTTATCAATATCGATCATTTGGAAGTATTTGACGATAATTATAAGAGTCAGTTGTTGGAATGGTGTCAAAAAAATTCAAAAGAAATTGATTTCAAAGTTATTAACAAATTCAAGTCTGATAAAAGAGATCGCTTTAAAATAGGAGTCATTATAGATGGAGTTGAAGTATCAAGTGCAGAAGACTTCAATAAAAAAAGTGCAGAGCAATTTGCTTCTCAAATGGCTTTAAAACATTTGGGGATCTTTGAAGACAATTAA
- a CDS encoding HAD-IA family hydrolase, producing MSIIIFTTKQMDGINSTVHHMKPEKIQLVIWDCDGVLVDSEHLATKAFHNIILELGGTSTYDEVYHSLKGGSIYKAIDYVKAQAIVPESFLIEQEYRSRSFELFKQELKAVAGVESILQSLQVNQSVASNGPQIKILHNLEVTGLLKHFKREHIFSGHDIQKFKPDPDLFIHVATTLNYAPYQCLIIEDSEHGAHAAKLAGMQCFGYAAETNVESFLKYDAIPFYNMAELERHLEKLGLWEEVC from the coding sequence GTGTCTATTATAATTTTTACAACTAAACAAATGGATGGTATCAATTCAACAGTTCATCATATGAAGCCTGAAAAAATCCAATTGGTAATCTGGGATTGTGATGGAGTGCTTGTGGACAGTGAACATTTAGCTACCAAAGCTTTCCATAACATTATTTTAGAATTAGGAGGCACCAGTACTTACGATGAAGTATATCATAGCCTGAAAGGTGGCTCTATTTATAAAGCAATTGATTACGTAAAAGCACAGGCCATCGTACCGGAATCATTCTTGATAGAGCAGGAATACCGAAGCCGGAGCTTTGAACTCTTTAAGCAGGAGTTAAAAGCTGTAGCGGGCGTAGAAAGTATCTTACAATCACTGCAGGTCAATCAAAGTGTAGCTTCCAATGGTCCGCAGATTAAAATTCTGCACAATCTTGAAGTCACAGGTTTACTCAAACATTTTAAAAGAGAACATATTTTTTCTGGACACGACATCCAAAAATTTAAACCAGATCCCGATTTATTTATCCATGTAGCCACAACTTTGAATTATGCCCCCTATCAGTGTTTAATCATTGAAGATAGTGAACATGGAGCCCATGCTGCCAAATTAGCCGGCATGCAGTGTTTCGGGTACGCGGCTGAAACCAATGTTGAATCATTCTTAAAATATGACGCCATCCCATTTTACAACATGGCTGAATTGGAAAGGCATTTGGAAAAACTTGGATTGTGGGAAGAAGTCTGTTAG
- a CDS encoding glycosyltransferase family protein, translated as MTSIVTLIQARTGSSRFPAKILKPVLSQTMLYRMMERVRQSQWAGQIVIATTDLPEDRIIEKICEQNEWECFRGDELDLLTRHYQAAKKYKADIVLKIPSDCPLIDPGIIDKTVQYFMNNSFDYVSNLHPQTYPDGNDVEVMCMDALEYTWATARRDFEREHTTPFIWENKDLFNIGNVKWETGFNYSMSHRFTLDYPEDYQFIGKIFEKLYPSNHQFSLNDILTLLEGEPELMDINAMYAGVNWYRHHLSELQTVSADETRILNDSWK; from the coding sequence ATGACTAGTATTGTAACACTGATCCAGGCCCGGACAGGTTCAAGTAGATTTCCAGCGAAAATATTAAAACCTGTTCTCAGTCAGACGATGTTATATCGAATGATGGAAAGAGTCAGACAATCTCAATGGGCCGGACAAATTGTAATTGCAACAACTGATTTGCCTGAAGACAGAATCATCGAAAAAATTTGTGAACAAAACGAATGGGAATGTTTTCGTGGCGATGAACTTGATTTGTTGACAAGGCATTACCAGGCCGCTAAAAAATATAAGGCGGATATAGTTTTGAAAATACCTTCAGATTGTCCGTTGATTGATCCGGGGATTATAGATAAAACGGTACAGTACTTCATGAATAATTCATTTGATTATGTAAGTAATTTACATCCTCAAACATACCCGGATGGAAATGATGTTGAAGTCATGTGTATGGATGCTTTGGAATATACATGGGCGACTGCAAGACGCGATTTTGAAAGAGAACATACGACACCTTTTATTTGGGAAAACAAGGACCTTTTTAATATAGGGAATGTAAAATGGGAGACCGGATTCAATTATTCTATGAGCCACAGGTTTACTTTAGATTATCCAGAAGATTACCAATTTATTGGAAAAATATTTGAAAAACTATACCCGAGCAATCATCAATTCTCTTTGAATGACATTTTAACGCTGCTAGAAGGGGAACCCGAATTGATGGATATAAATGCAATGTATGCAGGAGTCAATTGGTATCGCCATCATTTAAGCGAATTGCAAACTGTTTCTGCAGATGAAACTAGAATTCTCAATGATTCATGGAAATAA
- a CDS encoding transketolase encodes MEISKLQHLKSQALLVREHIIQLSTNGGCFIGASLSCTDLLVYLYFEFLKIDKENLRDPQRNILLLSKGHDVFALYGCLAELGLLEKGRLQNHLKTNDSIYWHPNRSIPGVEFHSGSLGQLPSVGLGIALDCRIRNIQNHVIVIVGDGELNEGSVWECLLVASALKLNRICWVVDRNYFQANKETEELIPLEPLNQKFEAFGAVVERIDGHDFLQLDAAFSRLPFSADKPSVIICDTVRGKGLPSIEKRADRWFVNFSEREVSELKNELHGQHAAILESETLTVR; translated from the coding sequence ATGGAAATAAGTAAACTACAGCATCTGAAATCGCAGGCATTACTTGTCCGCGAGCACATCATCCAGTTGTCCACCAATGGAGGTTGCTTTATAGGAGCTTCATTATCGTGTACCGATCTTTTGGTTTACCTCTATTTTGAATTTTTAAAAATCGATAAAGAAAACTTAAGAGATCCCCAACGCAATATCCTGCTTTTATCAAAGGGCCATGATGTATTTGCATTATATGGATGTCTTGCTGAATTAGGATTGCTTGAAAAAGGGAGATTGCAGAATCATCTCAAAACAAATGACTCTATTTACTGGCATCCAAATCGATCTATTCCCGGAGTAGAATTTCATTCCGGCTCACTTGGACAGTTGCCTTCAGTTGGATTGGGCATAGCTTTGGATTGCAGGATAAGAAATATTCAGAATCATGTAATTGTCATAGTTGGCGATGGTGAATTAAATGAAGGTTCGGTTTGGGAATGCCTTTTAGTGGCCTCTGCTTTAAAATTAAACAGGATTTGTTGGGTGGTCGATCGAAATTATTTTCAAGCGAACAAAGAAACAGAAGAGTTAATACCACTTGAACCATTGAATCAAAAATTCGAAGCATTTGGAGCTGTTGTTGAACGAATTGACGGTCATGATTTTTTGCAACTGGACGCTGCATTTAGCAGACTTCCATTTTCAGCAGACAAGCCCAGTGTTATTATCTGCGATACAGTTCGGGGAAAAGGGCTCCCAAGTATAGAAAAACGTGCCGACCGCTGGTTTGTGAATTTCAGTGAACGGGAAGTGAGTGAACTCAAGAACGAACTTCATGGTCAGCATGCTGCGATACTTGAATCAGAAACTTTAACTGTAAGATGA
- a CDS encoding transketolase: MKTYQDLLRELSVTNERLFVLTAENRALIRDLPETMGERFIDVGIAEQTMIGMAAGLALRGRIPICHALAPFLIFRAYEFIRNNICIPGLPVKLSGYIPGFLSDGNGPTHQALEDLSLMRGLPHMEVYCPADEQDMLSMLPDIWESEKPAYIRVNTRKTQFEHAVFEKGKAELISLGSDVNIIVAGFLFEQAMQTKALLEAQGISVGITNIRSLKPLDETALLQLAAQNSWIITMEDHFQKGGLYSAVAETYLKYQVKAKVMPFALSDQWFRPALLDDVLKFEGFTAEAMFHKIYNKINCLQYVQFN, encoded by the coding sequence ATGAAAACCTACCAGGACCTTTTAAGAGAATTGTCTGTAACTAACGAACGTTTGTTTGTTTTGACAGCAGAAAACAGGGCATTGATCAGAGATCTTCCTGAAACGATGGGTGAGCGGTTTATTGATGTTGGTATTGCAGAACAAACGATGATAGGAATGGCTGCAGGACTTGCATTGAGAGGACGTATTCCCATTTGTCATGCTTTAGCTCCGTTTTTAATTTTCAGGGCATATGAATTTATCAGAAACAATATATGCATACCGGGTTTACCAGTAAAATTGAGCGGATACATTCCCGGTTTTCTCTCAGATGGAAACGGGCCTACACACCAAGCACTTGAAGATTTAAGTTTGATGCGTGGCCTCCCACATATGGAAGTATATTGTCCGGCCGATGAACAGGATATGTTGTCCATGTTGCCGGACATCTGGGAATCTGAAAAACCAGCATACATAAGAGTCAATACCCGTAAAACACAATTTGAACATGCTGTTTTTGAAAAAGGCAAAGCAGAGCTCATTTCATTGGGTAGTGATGTAAATATTATAGTTGCAGGTTTTTTATTTGAACAAGCCATGCAAACAAAGGCATTGTTGGAAGCCCAGGGAATATCTGTGGGCATTACTAACATTCGTTCGTTGAAGCCACTCGATGAAACTGCATTATTGCAATTGGCAGCTCAGAATTCATGGATAATTACTATGGAGGACCATTTTCAGAAAGGCGGTTTATACTCTGCGGTAGCTGAAACCTATCTAAAATATCAAGTGAAGGCTAAAGTGATGCCTTTTGCATTGAGTGATCAGTGGTTCAGGCCTGCACTCCTGGATGATGTTTTGAAATTTGAAGGATTTACAGCAGAAGCTATGTTTCATAAAATTTATAATAAAATAAATTGTTTGCAATATGTCCAATTCAATTAA
- a CDS encoding aminotransferase class III-fold pyridoxal phosphate-dependent enzyme — MSNSIKWNAEYPDISKSRELLLKARKIMHPVSQTLAKAPGQFSEGVCPVFVDRAKGNRIWDIDGNKYLDYYAAIGPISLGYCYDRVDDAIREQLAKGISFSLMHHLEYEVCEMIHQIIPNAESIRISKTGADVCSAAIRVARAFTKREKILCCGYHGWHDWYIGTTTRDYGIPQSVKELTETFKYNDLEDIKLKLDHQVAAVILEPFVFETCKPGYLEGLKALCEANGSLLIFDEMWTGFRIAIGGAQEYFNVKPDLAVYSKAVANGMPIAFLTGRKDVMSWFEKDVFFFSTFGGETLSLAAAKATITELIEKNVPEHLRSIGALLKDGLNQRIVQNELQEYMECSGYPCRTLLSLKSSVASPLSIYAYIQQELLKFGILWSKFHNMTYSFTEADVDYTLRAYDEVLKLLKQRFENGDVDHKLVGQPMDVVFRPIKF; from the coding sequence ATGTCCAATTCAATTAAATGGAATGCAGAGTATCCGGATATTAGTAAGTCCAGGGAACTTCTTTTAAAAGCCAGGAAAATCATGCATCCGGTATCGCAAACACTTGCAAAGGCTCCTGGTCAATTTAGTGAAGGAGTTTGTCCGGTATTTGTAGACAGGGCAAAAGGAAATAGAATCTGGGATATTGATGGCAATAAATATCTGGATTATTATGCGGCCATTGGACCTATTTCCTTGGGTTATTGTTATGATCGAGTAGATGATGCCATTCGTGAGCAACTTGCAAAAGGGATAAGCTTTTCTCTGATGCATCATTTGGAATATGAGGTTTGCGAAATGATTCACCAAATTATTCCAAACGCTGAAAGTATAAGGATAAGCAAAACAGGTGCAGATGTCTGCAGTGCTGCCATAAGAGTTGCAAGGGCTTTTACTAAAAGAGAAAAAATACTTTGCTGCGGATATCACGGTTGGCATGATTGGTATATCGGCACAACAACGCGCGATTATGGAATTCCGCAATCGGTGAAAGAACTTACAGAGACATTCAAATATAATGATCTGGAAGATATTAAATTAAAGCTGGATCATCAGGTTGCAGCTGTAATTTTGGAACCCTTTGTATTTGAAACATGCAAGCCTGGATATCTGGAAGGATTGAAGGCGCTTTGTGAAGCCAATGGAAGTTTATTAATTTTTGATGAAATGTGGACGGGTTTCCGAATCGCCATTGGTGGAGCGCAGGAATATTTTAATGTTAAACCTGATCTTGCCGTTTATTCAAAGGCCGTTGCAAATGGCATGCCGATTGCATTTCTTACCGGTAGAAAAGATGTCATGTCCTGGTTTGAAAAGGATGTTTTCTTTTTCTCTACTTTCGGAGGAGAGACTTTGTCCTTAGCAGCAGCGAAAGCAACGATCACTGAACTCATTGAAAAGAATGTTCCGGAACATTTAAGATCAATAGGCGCACTCTTAAAGGATGGCTTGAATCAACGCATTGTACAAAATGAATTGCAGGAATATATGGAGTGCTCAGGTTATCCCTGCAGGACCCTTTTGAGTTTAAAGAGTTCAGTTGCTTCACCTCTGAGTATCTATGCTTATATACAACAAGAGTTGTTGAAATTTGGAATTCTGTGGAGTAAATTCCACAATATGACTTATTCTTTTACAGAAGCTGATGTGGACTACACTTTGAGAGCTTATGATGAGGTTTTGAAATTGCTTAAACAACGTTTTGAAAATGGAGATGTGGACCATAAATTAGTAGGGCAACCTATGGATGTCGTATTTCGTCCGATTAAATTTTAG
- a CDS encoding SDR family oxidoreductase, translating into MENLFSLKDKIAIVTGANGLLGVNHCTALQNAGAIVVGCDLKFEESASTETIHRFEMDVTDKNSIESVYQEILRLYGTIDILVNNAAVNDMFENPALALENSKFENYPIEMWQKSFNVNVTGVYLCSQVFGSHMANRSGGSIINIASTYGVVGPDQQLYVDDQGIQNFYKSPAYPSTKAAVIGFTKYLAAYWGKNNVRVNALCPGGVENNQEKWFVQNYAARTCLQRMANVDDYRGALIYLASDASSYMTGANLIVDGGWTAI; encoded by the coding sequence ATGGAAAATTTATTTTCATTAAAAGATAAAATTGCAATTGTAACAGGAGCAAATGGATTGCTGGGAGTAAATCATTGCACTGCACTCCAAAATGCTGGAGCGATAGTGGTCGGATGTGATCTAAAATTTGAAGAATCAGCCTCCACTGAAACTATACATCGGTTTGAGATGGATGTGACTGATAAGAATTCTATTGAATCTGTTTATCAGGAAATTTTACGCTTGTACGGTACCATTGATATTTTGGTAAATAATGCAGCTGTAAATGACATGTTTGAAAATCCAGCGCTTGCTTTGGAAAATTCAAAATTTGAAAACTATCCGATTGAGATGTGGCAAAAATCGTTTAATGTCAACGTAACCGGGGTTTATTTATGTAGCCAGGTATTTGGTTCGCACATGGCAAATAGATCAGGAGGAAGTATTATTAATATCGCATCGACTTATGGAGTGGTGGGTCCTGATCAGCAGTTATATGTGGACGATCAAGGTATTCAAAATTTTTATAAATCACCGGCTTATCCGTCTACCAAAGCAGCAGTCATTGGTTTTACAAAATACCTGGCTGCCTATTGGGGAAAAAATAATGTGCGCGTCAATGCATTATGTCCGGGTGGTGTAGAAAATAACCAGGAAAAATGGTTTGTTCAAAATTACGCTGCAAGAACTTGTTTGCAAAGAATGGCAAATGTGGATGATTATCGCGGAGCTTTGATTTATTTGGCAAGCGATGCATCCTCTTATATGACTGGTGCAAATCTTATTGTAGATGGAGGTTGGACCGCAATTTAA
- a CDS encoding N-acetylneuraminate synthase family protein, with protein sequence MKEIVLSYGRQIGPGHPCFIIAEIGINHNGDLDIAKKLIFEAAQAGCDAVKFQKRTPEVCTPRDEWDRMRDTPWGRMKYIDYRYKVEFDFAAYQEIDDYCRSLDICWFASCWDKESVDFLEQFKPVLYKASSASLTDLDLLHKMKSTGKPLMLSTGMSTLEQIMNATDVLGLDQILIAHSTSAYPCSLEELNLRMIHSLMELYPNTVIGYSGHETGLATTLAAVAMGAAFIERHYTLDRAMWGSDQAASVEVEGMRRLVRDIRDIEKAAGDGIKRVYDSEVGPMKRLRKTPTEHSLV encoded by the coding sequence ATGAAAGAAATTGTTTTATCATATGGACGGCAAATAGGACCCGGACATCCATGTTTTATTATCGCCGAAATTGGTATCAATCACAATGGAGATTTGGATATCGCCAAAAAATTAATATTTGAGGCTGCCCAGGCAGGTTGTGATGCAGTCAAATTTCAAAAGAGAACTCCTGAAGTATGTACACCCCGCGATGAATGGGATCGCATGCGCGATACACCTTGGGGTCGCATGAAGTATATTGACTATCGTTATAAAGTTGAATTTGATTTCGCAGCTTACCAGGAAATTGATGACTATTGTCGCTCGTTAGATATCTGTTGGTTTGCTTCCTGCTGGGACAAAGAATCAGTGGATTTTCTGGAGCAATTTAAACCAGTCCTATATAAAGCTTCTTCAGCATCTTTGACGGATTTGGATTTGTTGCATAAAATGAAAAGTACCGGAAAGCCTTTGATGTTATCAACCGGAATGTCGACTCTTGAACAAATCATGAATGCTACAGATGTATTGGGTCTTGACCAGATACTTATTGCGCATTCTACATCTGCATATCCATGTTCGCTGGAAGAGTTAAACTTACGAATGATTCACTCACTGATGGAGCTGTATCCAAATACAGTTATTGGTTACTCCGGTCATGAAACCGGGCTGGCTACCACTCTGGCTGCTGTGGCGATGGGAGCTGCATTTATTGAACGTCACTATACATTGGATCGGGCGATGTGGGGTTCAGATCAGGCTGCAAGTGTCGAAGTAGAAGGCATGAGAAGATTGGTGAGGGATATTCGCGATATTGAAAAGGCAGCTGGTGACGGGATCAAAAGAGTTTACGATAGTGAAGTTGGACCTATGAAAAGACTTCGCAAAACACCCACCGAACATTCGTTAGTATAG
- a CDS encoding sterol desaturase family protein has protein sequence MEFLRDLEAFQIERTGTFVLAGVILLVMILERKMPYTKEVNFFRKDFWMDLLWYTLIQSYLLKLFIFDLVILPFKNYMGWSGVGWISHWPIWFLVFLFLVTHDFYIYWFHRWQHHNKWLWKTHEAHHSVRDVDWLAGSRSHPLEIFINQTIEFAPIILLLDSKTAAIIVPAKAFLDAVWGIWIHSNIDLKLGKAIYVINGPEMHQWHHANHKEVFYANYATKFSFFDWLFGTAFLPEKRPVKWPILKPLGFGLPYRFPDTYLGQTIYSFYKVKIDKLNTLHFIHLLNNIKLRLPKRVHLKLRSWFNYIFSNNSFPYQLDDQKRKCPHCLSEINKYFDKNIQIHQCSKCGVVLEKKSEFVN, from the coding sequence ATGGAATTTTTAAGGGACCTGGAAGCTTTTCAAATTGAAAGAACCGGGACTTTTGTTTTAGCAGGTGTCATCTTGTTGGTGATGATACTTGAACGCAAGATGCCTTATACAAAGGAAGTCAATTTTTTTCGTAAGGACTTTTGGATGGATTTGCTTTGGTATACACTCATTCAATCGTATCTGCTGAAGCTGTTCATATTTGATTTAGTCATTCTGCCATTTAAGAATTACATGGGTTGGAGTGGAGTAGGGTGGATCAGTCATTGGCCCATATGGTTTTTAGTTTTTTTATTCCTGGTGACTCATGATTTTTATATCTATTGGTTTCACAGGTGGCAACATCATAATAAATGGCTTTGGAAAACGCACGAAGCGCATCACAGTGTGCGAGATGTGGATTGGTTAGCTGGCTCGAGATCTCATCCTTTGGAAATATTTATCAACCAGACGATCGAGTTCGCGCCTATCATTTTGTTACTAGATTCAAAAACTGCGGCCATCATTGTTCCCGCTAAAGCATTTCTGGATGCCGTGTGGGGAATCTGGATCCATTCCAATATTGATTTAAAATTGGGAAAAGCTATTTATGTCATTAACGGACCAGAGATGCACCAATGGCATCATGCCAATCACAAAGAAGTTTTTTATGCAAATTATGCAACTAAATTTTCATTTTTTGATTGGTTGTTTGGAACCGCATTTTTACCTGAAAAGCGACCGGTGAAGTGGCCTATATTAAAACCCTTAGGTTTCGGACTTCCATACAGATTTCCAGATACATATCTGGGACAAACGATTTATTCGTTTTACAAAGTAAAAATTGATAAATTGAATACCTTGCATTTTATCCATCTATTAAATAATATTAAGCTTAGATTGCCAAAAAGGGTTCATTTAAAATTGAGGTCATGGTTTAATTATATTTTTTCAAATAATAGCTTTCCTTATCAATTGGATGATCAAAAAAGAAAATGTCCACATTGTTTATCCGAAATAAATAAATATTTTGATAAGAATATACAAATCCACCAGTGCAGTAAATGTGGAGTTGTTTTAGAGAAAAAATCAGAGTTTGTAAATTGA
- a CDS encoding arsenate reductase ArsC gives METGGRNILVLCTGNSCRSQMAEAYLKYYSQGLQIFSAGIRADGLNKNMIEVMLEDGIDVSLQTSNTIEEFENLNFECIITVCDHAKESCPLFPIQSKSFHQNFTDPANAKGSSDEILNAFRMVRDEIKQYCKYFIAEYFPNNINQSQIGKS, from the coding sequence ATGGAAACAGGGGGACGTAATATTTTAGTTTTATGTACAGGTAATAGTTGTAGAAGTCAAATGGCAGAAGCCTATTTAAAATATTATTCTCAAGGCCTGCAGATCTTCAGCGCTGGAATCCGCGCAGATGGGTTAAACAAAAATATGATCGAAGTCATGCTCGAAGACGGCATTGATGTAAGTTTACAAACTTCAAATACAATTGAGGAATTCGAAAACCTTAACTTTGAATGCATCATCACCGTTTGTGATCACGCAAAAGAAAGTTGCCCTCTGTTTCCAATTCAAAGCAAATCATTCCACCAAAATTTCACCGATCCTGCAAATGCTAAAGGAAGCTCTGATGAAATCTTGAACGCATTTAGAATGGTAAGAGATGAGATCAAACAATATTGTAAATATTTTATTGCGGAATATTTTCCGAATAATATAAATCAAAGCCAAATTGGAAAAAGTTAA
- the arsM gene encoding arsenite methyltransferase — protein sequence MGTTKSELFSTTDNELAKYAKALAHPARIAILKILFMRKQCVCGDIVEELPLAQSTISQHLKELKASGLIQGEIEGPSVCYCINMKSWLKIRKTLSDFWIIIRMIRKIVAKLKPFIVILRFRNKHEYENANDLKQIVREKYAQIALQSKETNQSSCCGSGGCSTEVYNIMTEDYTALKGYQEEADLGLGCGLPTEFAKIKEGNVVIDLGSGAGNDCFIARDQTGPTGKVLGIDFTVEMIEKARINAQNLGYSNVEFLLGDIEDMPVKDNFADVIVSNCVLNLVPDKAKVFKEIYRVLKPGGHFSISDVVLQGDLPDKVKDQAEMYAGCVSGAIQQGEYLEYIKKTGFENLEIQKLRPIEIPLDILSQYLGEEDLKRYQNKEFGIYSISVFAEKPKVKSGCCAPGCCN from the coding sequence ATGGGTACCACAAAATCTGAATTATTCAGCACAACCGATAATGAATTGGCAAAATACGCCAAGGCGCTCGCCCATCCTGCAAGGATAGCTATTCTCAAGATCCTCTTTATGCGGAAACAATGCGTATGTGGCGATATCGTCGAAGAATTACCTCTGGCTCAAAGTACGATCAGTCAACATCTAAAAGAACTTAAAGCTTCAGGACTCATTCAGGGTGAAATAGAGGGTCCTTCAGTATGTTATTGTATCAACATGAAGTCCTGGCTGAAGATCAGAAAGACGCTTTCCGACTTTTGGATCATAATCCGGATGATTCGAAAAATTGTTGCTAAACTTAAACCTTTTATCGTAATATTACGTTTTAGAAATAAACACGAATATGAAAATGCAAATGACCTCAAGCAAATTGTACGCGAAAAGTACGCACAAATTGCGCTTCAATCAAAGGAAACAAACCAATCATCATGCTGTGGATCAGGCGGTTGTAGTACAGAAGTGTACAACATTATGACTGAAGATTATACAGCTTTGAAAGGATATCAAGAGGAAGCTGACCTGGGTTTGGGCTGCGGTTTGCCTACTGAATTTGCCAAAATTAAGGAAGGTAATGTGGTTATTGACCTCGGATCCGGAGCAGGTAACGATTGCTTCATTGCAAGAGATCAGACTGGCCCGACCGGGAAAGTTCTCGGTATCGATTTTACCGTCGAAATGATTGAAAAAGCAAGAATTAATGCTCAAAATCTCGGCTATAGTAATGTGGAATTTCTACTAGGAGATATCGAAGATATGCCTGTTAAAGACAATTTTGCCGATGTTATCGTTAGCAATTGTGTTCTCAATCTCGTACCAGATAAGGCAAAAGTATTTAAAGAAATATACAGAGTTTTAAAACCCGGTGGTCATTTTTCTATTTCTGACGTGGTCCTGCAAGGCGATTTGCCCGATAAAGTTAAAGATCAGGCTGAGATGTATGCCGGCTGCGTTTCAGGCGCAATACAACAAGGTGAGTATTTGGAATATATCAAGAAAACAGGATTTGAAAATTTGGAAATCCAAAAGCTAAGACCCATAGAAATACCTTTGGACATCCTCTCTCAATATCTTGGAGAGGAAGACCTAAAGCGCTATCAAAACAAAGAATTTGGAATTTACAGCATCAGTGTATTCGCAGAGAAACCCAAAGTTAAATCCGGTTGTTGCGCGCCAGGATGTTGCAATTAA